CGCGACGTGCACGGTGGTTTCTCCGTAGCGCACAAGGCATTCTCCGTTTGCAAGCTGTGCCATTTTACCGGTTTCCAGTTTCAGCGGGCGGCCGGCAAAATCTGTCTCGAACTCTCTGAATTTTTCAAACATTCTCGTCCCTCCATTTTTCTAAACAGGAGGCAACATGGTTTTTAGCAATAAAACCAGCACCCACGTTTTTCCGTGGGATTGAACCTTGTTTGAACAAAGGGCGGCGGATCTTCGGGATAAAATTGCAAGGGAAACAACGCGGGGGAATTTTTCGATGGGATACGGATTCGCAATCATAAGCGGAATGCCGCAGTTCCCCGATGGTTCAAACGAGACCTGGGTGTTCGTTTCACTGCTAAAACCGTGAAGACCCCTGCAAAATGCAGAAATATCAAACTGAAAAGCCGTGTGAAATAAACGGAAAGGCAGACAGCCTGAAAGCCGTCTGCCCAAACAGCGCGTGATTATTTCCGGATGCCGAGCTTGGAGATAACGGCACGGTACCGCTCAATATCCGTGTTAGCCAGATATTTCAGCAGATTTCTTCTCTGCCCGACCATTTTCAGAAGGCCGCGGCGCGAATGATGGTCTTTGTTGTGGGTCTTCAGATGCTCGGTCAGATCATTGATCCGCCTGGTGAGAATGGCGACCTGTACCTCGGCGGACCCGGTGTCTCCTTCATGCAGGGCGTACTCCTTGATAATTGCGGTTTTTTCCTCTTTTAACATATTTGTTCCACCTTTTCTTCCGCAGTTCTGCTGCGGATTCTGATTTGCCCTCATTCGCAGAAAAGGCCGGTGAATTCCCCTCTGGGGTTTGCTCCGTTTTCCGGGAAAGGGGCGGAATTTAAAAATTATTATATCATAGCATCCTGATTTTGTAAATAGGGTTCCGCGGCGGTCCGCGCGGTTTCCGCATCGCGCAGGATCGCCGCCTTCATCTCGTCCAGGCCGCCGAATTTCCGCTCGGGCCGCAGGAAGCGGAGCAGGTCCACGAGGACCCTTTTCCCATAGAGATCGCCCGACCAGTCGAGGATCATGGTTTCGGCCAGAATCCCGTCGTATTTCACGGTGGGGCGGATCCCCACGTTCGTCACGCCGATCCGGCGCGCCCCGCCCGGCAGCGTTACGGCGGATGCGTACACGCCGAACCGGGGCCGCACGAAATTTTCCGGCAGCCGCTGATTGACGGTCGGCGTGCCGAGGCGGCGGCCGAGGCGGCGGCCGTGCGCCACCTCAAAATCAAAGCCGAACGGCCGGCCAAGCAGAACGGCGGCCTTTTCCGCATCCCCTTCGGCGATCAGGCGGCGGATGCGCGTCGAGCTCACCGGCTCGCCGCCGACCAGAACCGCGGGCGCGACGCGCACCTCGATGCCGAGCCCGGCGCAAAGGCGGGTCAGCTCGGCGCTGTCGGCCCGGCCGCCCTCGCCGAACCGGAAATTGAAGCCGCAGCTCACCATACGGGCGCGGAAGACGCCGCACAGCACCTTTTCCACAAATTCCCGCGCGCTCATATGCCAGACTTCCTCAAACCGCGGCATGTAGACACATTCCACCCCGAGACCTTCCAGAAGCTCCGTCTTGCGCCGGTTTGTCGCGAGAAGCGGCGCGCCGCGCCCCTGAAGCTGCTCCAGCGGGCTGGCGTCGAACGTAAAGACGGCCGGCACAAGGCCCTTCCCGCGCTCCGAAGTCACGCCCGCGATCACCTTTTGGTGCCCGATGTGCAGCCCGTCGAAGCAGCCGAGCGCGACCGCGGTTTCCCGTTCGGAAACCGTCTTCAAATCATGATAAACCCGCAAATCCCATCACAACCCTTTCAAGCGGTGCCTTTTTCCCCGAACAATTTCAAAATCACAAGCTCCTGCTTTTCCAGATCGACCGCGCCAAGACCCAGGAACCTCTTTTCCCGGGAGAGGACGCGGAACCTGCTCCCCTGCTGAGAGAGCCGGGGATGCGGGGGGAGGCGGTCCAGCGCAAGAGGCCCGCCGTTCAGGAACCGGGCCGCCTGCGCGCCGCTGACTTCCACCGACGGGTCGGAAAGGAACAGCCGCTCGACGGGCAGAAGGCGGGAAGAAAGCTCCGCCGCCGAAAGCGACCGGGCCTTTTCCAGCGTCACCGCGTCGGAAAGCGCAAATCCCGCGGCGCGCGTGCGCCGCAGCCCGGTCATCATCCCGAAGCTGCCGAGCGCCTCGCCCAAATCGCTGCACAGGGTGCGGATGTAGGTGCCCCCGGAGCATTCCACCAGAAGGCCGCCCCGGCGCGAAGCCTCGTCGTACCGCAGGAGCTCCAGCCGGAAAATGGTGACGGGCCGCTTTTCGCGCTCGACCTCGATCCCCTTTCTGGCCAGCTCGTACAGCCGGCGGCCGTTTTTGCGCACCGCCGAATACATGGGCGGAGTTTGGAAGATCCTGCCCCGGAACGCGGGCAGCGCGGCGAGGAGCCGCTCTTCAGAGACCGGCTCGCCGCTCCGCGCCGTCACCGTTCCGGTGCTGTCCTGCGTATCGGTGGCCTGTCCCAGGGCGAAATCCGCCTCATATGTTTTCCCGGTGTCGGGAAGCAGGGAGGCGGCCCTGGTGGCCCTGCCCAAAAGCAGCGGCAGAACGCCGGTCGCCATGGGGTCCAGCGTGCCGGTGTGGCCGATCTTTTTCTCCCCGCTCAGGCGGCGCATCGCCGCCACCACGTCGAACGAGGTGCAGCCCTGCGGCTTGTCCACGACAATGATTCCATCCATCGCGCCCTCACCGCTCGCCCAGGTTCTTCAGGTATTCGCCGACCGCGACGAGGATTTTCGCTTTCGCCTGTTCCATCGGCTCGTCGATGGTGCATCCGGCCGCAGCCGTATGCCCGCCGCCGGCGAATTTCATGCAGATCGCCGCCGCATCCACGGGCGGAAGCGTGCGCAGGGAGATCTTGTACCCCCCCGTCTTCTTTTCCCGCATCGTGACGCCGACATCGACGCCCTCCACCTGGCGCGGGATCGACGAAAGGCCCTCTAGGTCGCCCTCGTCCGCGCCGGATTTCTCGATCATGGCGCGGCTGATCACGACGACCGCGCACCGGTCGCCGAAATGGAATTCTATGGAATCCAGCACGCTCCGCTCCATCTCGAGCCTGGCGCGGCTCTTGGTGTCGAACATCCTGCGGTTAATCTCCGCAAAATCGACGTCCAGCTTCATCACGCGGGATG
This window of the Ruminococcaceae bacterium BL-6 genome carries:
- the rpsO gene encoding ribosomal protein S15 (BS18) (Evidence 2a : Function from experimental evidences in other organisms; PubMedId : 12682299, 15627386, 8825778, 20418391, 22720735, 23611891; Product type s : structure) — translated: MLKEEKTAIIKEYALHEGDTGSAEVQVAILTRRINDLTEHLKTHNKDHHSRRGLLKMVGQRRNLLKYLANTDIERYRAVISKLGIRK
- a CDS encoding Riboflavin kinase,FMN adenylyltransferase is translated as MRVYHDLKTVSERETAVALGCFDGLHIGHQKVIAGVTSERGKGLVPAVFTFDASPLEQLQGRGAPLLATNRRKTELLEGLGVECVYMPRFEEVWHMSAREFVEKVLCGVFRARMVSCGFNFRFGEGGRADSAELTRLCAGLGIEVRVAPAVLVGGEPVSSTRIRRLIAEGDAEKAAVLLGRPFGFDFEVAHGRRLGRRLGTPTVNQRLPENFVRPRFGVYASAVTLPGGARRIGVTNVGIRPTVKYDGILAETMILDWSGDLYGKRVLVDLLRFLRPERKFGGLDEMKAAILRDAETARTAAEPYLQNQDAMI
- the truB gene encoding tRNA pseudouridine synthase B, whose amino-acid sequence is MDGIIVVDKPQGCTSFDVVAAMRRLSGEKKIGHTGTLDPMATGVLPLLLGRATRAASLLPDTGKTYEADFALGQATDTQDSTGTVTARSGEPVSEERLLAALPAFRGRIFQTPPMYSAVRKNGRRLYELARKGIEVEREKRPVTIFRLELLRYDEASRRGGLLVECSGGTYIRTLCSDLGEALGSFGMMTGLRRTRAAGFALSDAVTLEKARSLSAAELSSRLLPVERLFLSDPSVEVSGAQAARFLNGGPLALDRLPPHPRLSQQGSRFRVLSREKRFLGLGAVDLEKQELVILKLFGEKGTA